Proteins co-encoded in one Daphnia carinata strain CSIRO-1 chromosome 3, CSIRO_AGI_Dcar_HiC_V3, whole genome shotgun sequence genomic window:
- the LOC130692978 gene encoding ribosome biogenesis protein BMS1 homolog has protein sequence MEDAVEDKKKAHRERRAGRKADKKKSKDPHVQELDARQRNPKAFAIQSVAKAQKRFHRAQDLETKKQHIPLVDRTPLEPPPIIVAIVGPPKVGKTTLLQALIKNFTRQNVTSIQGPITLVTGKKRRVTFMECNNDINSMIDIAKVADLVLLLTDASFGFEMEIFEFLNICQVHGFPRVMGVLTHLDMFKNNKQLKKTKKVLKHRFWTEVYQGAKLFYLSGQLHGTYPKHEVKNLGRFISVMKFRPLLWRTTHPYVMVDRLEDMTPPSRLHENPKCNRNVCLYGFVRGVHLRNHCPVHIPGCGDFRLKDVSFLPDPCPLPDKMKKRSLIEKEKLIYAPMSGVGGIIYDKDSIYIELGGSHSHTKQDDPSNPKSEMISSLMKLQRTLDAQMSESRVEGPTLAQADDEDDEESYSDQEEVANGKPREEIVHDEVSGRTRRKAVFNDNLEEELGDDDDEEDEEERLDDEDCEEEFEEIKLRSINPKDREEKLVYEESEEEDELPPVNPNAISTEKLSATAKLRKQLAEFLDEDESEDESDGDDEMQTIIEEKVEGVDGQFRRGEVIYDLNDATVDETAEPARKKPKTGKKKPIDKDMEVHMKIKSTLEALKKPNQVSKKQEEPMETDNEDDESEHDDIDLKWKDNLAQKASEAFYQRQTGKGNLRKLVYGPDITEEKDSDESEGDDGDDDRLGGLFKIASDKRHHTQNTISAKDNVDSSFFRVDKLQDWSKSDVLDSIRDCFVTGKWKDDEDAEELLAMDDLDDMDSEGDFEDLETGQISQASKKDGAEKEDLSPEEERKRLIEKKRKLKEQFNSEYDEGGSKKKTYYDELKEELDQQAQLNKSEFDGLDDETRIQYEGFRPGMYVRMEVEDVPCELLTNFNPIYPLIVGALLPGEENIGFVQARLKKHRWQRRILKTKDPLILSLGWRRFQTIPLYSIHDHNGRHRQLKYTPEHLHCTASFWGPLTPQGTGLLAVQSVSQVQSGFRIAATGTILDLDKSTQIVKKLKLVGTPFQIYRKTAFIEGMFSSTLEVAKFEGASIRTVSGIRGQIKKAIRSPEGSFRATFEDKIKLSDIVFVRTWFRVDVPEFYTPVTSLLLPPDAKNTWMGMKTLGQIKRERNIRNEANADSMYTPIERKPRVFQPLVIPRALQSALPYINRPKLKKADHQPGTIEAVRAQRPAVVLEPREQKVAKLMAMLKTRYQDRTDRLHVEAVERLAAHRAVVQAEAQRKMKKQKEARQAVSRLLSRAEIIKEAKARKRGGSGGGEDSGRGGRGRGRGRGRGGRR, from the exons GGCACAAGatttggaaacgaaaaaacaacatattCCGTTAGTAGACAGAACTCCTCTAGAACCGCCGCCAATCATCGTGGCCATCGTTGGTCCGCCCAAAGTTGGGAAAACCACTTTGCTGCAGGCTTTAATCAAGAATTTTACGCGACAAAATGTGACGTCTATCCAGGGACCCATCACGCTCGTTACGG GTAAAAAACGGAGAGTGACTTTTATGGAATGTAATAATGATATCAATTCGATGATCGACATTGCCAAAGTTGCTGACCTTGTCTTACTTTTGACCGATGCCTCCTTTGGCTtcgaaatggaaatttttgaGTTTCTCAACATCTGCCAG GTGCATGGATTTCCCCGAGTCATGGGCGTTCTGACTCATCTGGACAtgttcaaaaataataaacaactcaaaaagacaaagaaggTGTTGAAACATCGATTTTGGACTGAAGTTTATCAAGGAGCGAAATTGTTTTACCTTTCCGGCCAACTCCATGGAACGTATCCTAAACACGAGGTCAAGAATCTTGGCCGGTTCATTTCGGTCATGAAGTTTCGTCCGCTTTTGTGGAGGACGACTCATCCCTACGTTATGGTAGATCGCTTAGAGGACATGACGCCACCTAGTCGGTTACACGAGAATCCCAAGTGCAACCGGAACGTTTGCCTTTACGGCTTTGTCCGTGGGGTCCACTTGAGAAACCATTGCCCTGTTCACATCCCAGGCTGTGGCGATTTCCGTCTGAAAGACGTATCGTTTCTACCCGATCCATGCCCACTGCCggacaaaatgaaaaaacgaTCTCTCATCGAGAAAGAGAAGCTCATCTATGCCCCCATGTCGGGTGTAGGAGGCATTATTTACGACAAGGATTCTATTTATATTGAGCTTGGTGGTAGTCACTCACACACCAAACAGGATGATCCTTCAAATCCTAAATCAGAGATGATTTCATCGTTAATGAAATTGCAAAGGACTTTAGATGCACAGATGTCTGAATCCAGGGTGGAAGGACCCACTCTAGCCCAGGCAGATGATGAAGATGACGAAGAATCCTATTCTGATCAAGA GGAAGTAGCGAACGGTAAACCGCGTGAGGAAATCGTTCATGACGAAGTGTCTGGACGGACGAGAAGAAAGGCCGTTTTTAATGATAACCTCGAAGAGGAACTAGGggacgatgatgacgaagaagatgaagaagaacgGCTGGACGATGAAGATTGTGAAGAAGAATTCGAAGAAATCAAACTACGTTCCATCAATCCCAAA GATCGAGAGGAGAAACTGGTGTATGAAGAATCTGAAGAGGAAGACGAACTACCTCCTGTTAATCCTAATGCAATATCTACCGAGAAATTGAGTGCTACGGCGAAACTACGCAAACAGTTAGCCGAATTTCTTGACGAGGATGAGAGTGAAGACGAAAGTGATGGAGACGATGAAATGCAAACCAtcattgaagaaaaagtggAAGGAGTTGACGGCCAGTTCCGCCGAGGTGAAGTCATTTACGATCTAAACGACGCAACGGTTGATGAAACTGCAGAACCCGCGCGAAAGAAACCGAAAACTGGCAAGAAGAAGCCGATCGACAAAGATATGGAAGTCCACATGAAAATCAAATCGACCCTTGAGGCCCTAAAGAAGCCAAATCAGGTcagcaagaaacaagaagaaccGATGGAAACGGACAACGAAGACGACGAGTCGGAACATGATGATATCGACTTGAAATGGAAAGACAATCTGGCACAAAAAGCTTCCGAAGCGTTTTATCAAAGACAAACTGGCAAAGGCAATTTACGGAAGTTAGTTTACGGTCCAGATATCACTGAAGAGAAAGATAGCGATGAGTCGGAAGGCGATGATGGAGATGATGATCGTCTAGGTGGATTGTTCAAAATTGCGTCGGACAAGCGGCATCACACCCAAAACACTATAAGCGCCAAAGATAACGTAGACAGCTCATTCTTTCGTGTTGACAAACTGCAGGACTGGTCCAAGTCGGATGTGCTCGATAGCATTCGCGATTGCTTCGTGACGGGCAAGTGGAAAGACGACGAAGATGCAGAAGAACTTTTGGCCAtggacgatctcgacgatatGGACTCTGAAGGTGATTTTGAAGACCTAGAAACCGGACAAATCTCTCAAGCTAGCAAGAAAGACGGTGCTGAGAAGGAAGATTTATCACCAGAAGAAGAGCGTAAAAGattgattgaaaagaaacgcAAACTTAAGGAGCAGTTCAACTCGGAATACGATGAAGGTggatccaaaaagaaaacgtactACGACGAGCTCAAGGAAGAGCTGGATCAACAAGCCCAGCTTAATAAAAGCGAATTTGACGGTTTGGACGATGAAACCCGTATCCAGTACGAAGGTTTCCGACCGGGGATGTACGTCCGCATGGAAGTTGAAGACGTTCCTTGCGAATTGCTGACCAATTTCAATCCCATTTACCCGTTGATTGTTGGGGCTTTGTTGCCTGGAGAAGAAAATATTGGATTCGTTCAG GCTCGTTTGAAGAAGCATAGATGGCAGCGCCGTATCTTAAAGACGAAAGATCCGTTGATCCTATCGTTAGGCTGGCGCCGATTTCAAACCATTCCGCTTTATTCGATCCACGATCATAATGGACGTCATCGTCAGTTAAAGTATACACCGGAACATCTTCATTGTACAGCTTCTTTCTGGGGCCCTTTGACACCGCAAGGTACTGGTCTTCTGGCCGTCCAGTCCGTCTCACAAGTGCAG TCTGGATTCCGGATAGCGGCGACGGGCACCATTCTCGATTTAGACAAATCGACTCAAATCGTCAAGAAACTCAAACTAGTCGGTACACCGTTCCAGATTTACCGAAAGACGGCCTTCATCGAAGGCATGTTTTCCTCGACTCTGGAAGTGGCGAAATTTGAAGGCGCATCCATCCGCACCGTTTCGGGCATTCGTGGTCAAATTAAGAAAGCCATCCGTAGTCCGGAAGGATCCTTCCGTGCCACCTTTGAAGATAAAATTAAGTTGAGCG ACATTGTCTTTGTAAGGACTTGGTTCCGAGTGGATGTTCCGGAATTTTACACCCCCGTAACATCGCTGCTGTTACCTCCCGACGCCAAGAACACTTGGATGGGTATGAAGACATTAGGTCAGATCAAACGCGAACGCAACATCAGGAACGAG gcCAACGCTGACAGTATGTACACGCCTATCGAGAGGAAGCCTCGCGTCTTCCAGCCACTGGTAATTCCACGAGCCCTTCAGAGTGCTCTACCTTACATCAATCGGCCGAAACTGAAGAAGGCCGACCACCAACCTGGCACTATCGAGGCCGTCCGAGCTCAACGGCCGGCTGTTGTGTTGGAGCCTCGCGAGCAGAAGGTGGCCAAATTGATGGCCATGTTGAAAACACGCTACCAGGACAGGACGGACCGTCTTCACGTGGAAGCCGTTGAGCGATTGGCCGCTCACCGCGCTGTAGTCCAAGCCGAAGCACAAAGAAAA ATGAAGAAACAGAAGGAAGCGCGGCAGGCCGTCTCGCGATTATTGAGTCGCGctgaaattatcaaagaagCTAAAGCGCGAAAGAGAGGAGGCTCAGGCGGAGGGGAAGACAGTGGAAGGGGTGGAAGAGGTAGAGGGCGGGGCAGAGGTCGAGGAGGGAGAAGGTAG